A window from Aquabacterium sp. NJ1 encodes these proteins:
- the metH gene encoding methionine synthase produces the protein MRLSGLEPVHIGQGTLFVNVGERTNVTGSKAFARMILEGRFEDALSVARQQVENGAQVIDINMDEAMLDSKAAMVRFLNLIAGEPEIARVPIMIDSSKWDVIEAGLKCVQGKGIVNSISLKEGEANFKEQAKLVKRYGAAAVVMAFDEQGQADTYARKIEICERAYRTLVDEVGFPPEDIIFDPNIFAIATGIEEHDNYAVDFINATRWIKQNLPGAKVSGGVSNVSFSFRGNEPVREAIHTVFLYHAIQAGMDMGIVNAGMVGVYDDLDANLRELVEDIVLNRQPVFKDGEDTSLTPTERLLAIAEQVKGSAKDDSAKLAWRGTAEHPATVEARLSHALVHGITDFITADTEECWQQIKAGGGRPLHVIEGPLMAGMNTVGDLFGAGKMFLPQVVKSARVMKQAVAHLLPYIEEEKKLLIEGGGDAKAKGKIVIATVKGDVHDIGKNIVTVVLQCNNFEVVNMGVMVPCKDILDKAKEVGADIIGLSGLITPSLEEMQYVAAEMERDEYFRSRKTPLLIGGATCSRVHTAVKIAPNYSGPVVYVPDASRAVGVCSELLSPERQEAYIAELNADYERVRVQHANKKATPMVTLAEARANKHQADFATYTPEAPKFIGRRVFKNYDLGELAPYIDWGPFFQTWDLAGPFPAILDDAVVGEEAKKVYADAQAMLKKIVDGRWLTANGVIALYPANTVQDDHIEIYRDESRSEVLMSWCPLRMQTERPVVDGVKRPNRSLADFIAPREAKPDYIGLFAVTAGLNIEKKEAEFLGHEDDYSAIMLKALADRLAEAFAERMHERVRKEFWGYAAGETLDNTALIKEQYRGIRPAPGYPACPDHTVKRDMFKVLEAHDIHMHLTESLAMMPAASVSGFYMAHPEAAYFNVGKIAGDQVEDWALRMGLSHEQAAKALAPLL, from the coding sequence ATGCGCCTGTCGGGCCTGGAACCTGTGCACATCGGCCAGGGCACGCTGTTCGTGAACGTGGGTGAACGCACCAACGTGACGGGCTCGAAGGCCTTTGCCCGGATGATCCTGGAAGGCCGATTTGAAGACGCGCTGTCCGTGGCGCGCCAGCAGGTTGAAAACGGCGCCCAGGTCATCGACATCAACATGGACGAGGCCATGCTCGACAGCAAGGCCGCCATGGTGCGCTTCCTGAACCTGATCGCCGGCGAGCCGGAAATCGCGCGCGTGCCCATCATGATCGACTCGTCCAAGTGGGACGTGATCGAGGCGGGCCTCAAGTGCGTGCAGGGCAAGGGCATCGTCAACTCGATCTCGCTCAAGGAAGGCGAGGCGAACTTCAAGGAGCAGGCCAAGCTGGTCAAGCGTTATGGCGCGGCGGCCGTGGTCATGGCCTTTGACGAGCAGGGCCAGGCCGACACGTATGCCCGCAAGATCGAGATCTGCGAGCGCGCCTACCGCACCCTCGTGGACGAGGTGGGCTTCCCGCCCGAGGACATCATCTTCGACCCGAACATCTTCGCGATTGCCACGGGCATTGAAGAGCACGACAACTACGCCGTGGACTTCATCAACGCCACGCGCTGGATCAAACAGAACCTTCCGGGCGCCAAGGTGTCGGGCGGCGTGTCCAACGTGTCCTTCAGCTTCCGCGGCAACGAGCCGGTGCGTGAAGCCATCCACACCGTGTTCCTGTACCACGCCATCCAGGCGGGCATGGACATGGGCATCGTCAACGCCGGCATGGTGGGCGTATACGACGACCTGGACGCCAACCTGCGCGAACTGGTGGAAGACATCGTGCTCAACCGCCAACCGGTGTTCAAGGATGGCGAAGACACCAGCCTGACACCGACCGAGCGCCTGCTGGCCATTGCCGAGCAGGTCAAAGGTTCAGCCAAGGACGACAGCGCCAAGCTGGCCTGGCGTGGCACCGCCGAGCACCCCGCCACGGTGGAAGCGCGCCTGAGCCATGCCCTCGTGCACGGCATCACCGACTTCATCACCGCCGACACGGAAGAGTGCTGGCAGCAGATCAAGGCCGGTGGCGGCCGCCCGCTGCACGTGATCGAAGGCCCGTTGATGGCCGGCATGAACACGGTGGGCGACCTGTTCGGTGCGGGCAAGATGTTCCTGCCGCAGGTGGTGAAGTCCGCCCGCGTGATGAAGCAGGCCGTGGCCCACCTGCTGCCCTACATCGAAGAAGAAAAGAAGCTGCTGATCGAAGGCGGCGGTGACGCGAAGGCCAAGGGCAAGATCGTGATCGCCACCGTCAAGGGCGATGTGCACGACATCGGCAAGAACATCGTGACGGTGGTCCTGCAGTGCAACAACTTCGAGGTGGTCAACATGGGCGTGATGGTCCCGTGCAAGGACATCCTCGACAAGGCCAAGGAAGTGGGCGCGGACATCATCGGCCTGTCGGGCCTGATCACGCCTTCGCTGGAAGAGATGCAGTACGTGGCCGCCGAGATGGAGCGCGACGAGTACTTCCGCTCGCGCAAGACGCCGCTGCTGATCGGTGGCGCCACCTGCTCGCGCGTGCACACGGCCGTGAAGATCGCCCCCAACTACAGCGGCCCCGTGGTCTATGTGCCCGATGCCTCGCGCGCCGTGGGTGTGTGCTCGGAGCTGCTGAGCCCGGAGCGCCAGGAAGCCTACATCGCCGAGTTGAACGCCGACTACGAGCGCGTGCGCGTGCAGCACGCCAACAAGAAGGCCACGCCCATGGTGACGCTGGCCGAGGCGCGTGCCAACAAGCACCAGGCCGACTTCGCCACCTACACGCCCGAGGCACCCAAGTTCATCGGCCGCCGGGTGTTCAAGAACTACGACCTGGGCGAACTGGCCCCTTACATCGACTGGGGTCCCTTCTTCCAGACCTGGGACCTGGCGGGCCCCTTCCCGGCCATCCTGGATGACGCCGTTGTGGGCGAGGAAGCCAAGAAGGTGTACGCCGATGCGCAGGCCATGCTCAAGAAGATCGTCGATGGACGCTGGCTCACGGCCAATGGCGTGATCGCGCTGTACCCCGCCAACACGGTGCAGGACGACCACATCGAGATCTACCGTGACGAATCGCGCAGCGAGGTGCTGATGAGCTGGTGCCCGCTGCGCATGCAGACCGAGCGCCCGGTGGTGGACGGCGTCAAGCGCCCCAACCGTTCACTGGCCGACTTCATCGCGCCACGTGAAGCCAAGCCCGATTACATCGGCCTGTTCGCGGTGACCGCAGGCCTGAACATCGAGAAGAAAGAAGCCGAGTTCCTGGGTCATGAGGACGACTACTCGGCCATCATGCTCAAGGCCCTGGCCGACCGCCTGGCCGAGGCCTTTGCCGAGCGCATGCACGAGCGCGTGCGCAAGGAGTTCTGGGGCTACGCCGCCGGTGAAACGCTGGACAACACGGCCCTGATCAAGGAGCAGTACCGCGGCATCCGCCCGGCGCCGGGCTACCCGGCCTGCCCGGATCACACGGTCAAGCGGGACATGTTCAAGGTGCTGGAAGCCCACGACATCCACATGCACCTGACCGAGAGCCTGGCCATGATGCCGGCGGCCAGCGTGAGCGGCTTCTACATGGCGCACCCCGAAGCGGCCTACTTCAATGTGGGCAAGATCGCGGGCGACCAGGTGGAGGACTGGGCCTTGCGCATGGGGCTGTCGCACGAGCAAGCAGCCAAAGCCCTGGCGCCACTGCTGTGA
- a CDS encoding YdcH family protein, producing MIQDHHPLAKDFPEFKDKIHALKTSNTHFAKLEREYEDLDKAIVRLETGVEHGSSTELEQKKQQRVSLKDELYNLLKA from the coding sequence ATGATTCAAGATCACCACCCGCTGGCCAAGGACTTTCCTGAGTTCAAGGACAAGATCCACGCGCTGAAGACCTCGAATACGCATTTCGCCAAGCTGGAACGTGAATACGAAGACCTGGACAAGGCCATCGTTCGACTCGAAACCGGCGTGGAGCACGGCTCCAGCACCGAACTGGAACAAAAGAAGCAGCAGCGCGTTTCGCTCAAGGACGAGCTCTACAACCTGCTGAAGGCCTGA
- a CDS encoding patatin-like phospholipase family protein: MKTPSPASRKKAPSASASKTPKKPEVKVVAKKASRAPAKTPVKAASKPAPKAAQKAPTKPVGRPRINLALQGGGSHGAFTWGVIDRLLDNDGLDFAGLSGTSAGALNGAVLLSGYVKGFQDGNEAAARKQAQKALHDFWRDVSQHGPLFSPLTIQSNGLLKNQFNYDQFPAYQWLNLFMRSFSPYEFNPLNLNPLKDVLNRHVDVEALHTGCQHCGIPLFVTATSVHTGQARVFTAEALTLDALMASACLPFVFQAVEIDGEPYWDGGYTGNPALYPLIYNTELSDIMLVRINPLRRDDNPTRSIDIIDRLSEITFNASLISEMRAISFVKKLIKDEKLDPERYKNLHMHMVADDHGMLPYNASSKFNTDWAFLQELHHLGHKAASHWLTAHRDDVGRHSTFDIDAIFLAPGHKA, translated from the coding sequence ATGAAGACTCCTTCCCCAGCCAGCAGAAAGAAAGCGCCTTCGGCCAGCGCCAGCAAGACCCCCAAGAAGCCCGAAGTCAAGGTGGTCGCGAAGAAGGCATCCCGCGCACCAGCCAAAACACCCGTCAAGGCGGCCAGCAAACCCGCACCCAAAGCGGCCCAGAAGGCCCCGACCAAACCCGTCGGCCGCCCCCGCATCAACCTGGCGCTGCAAGGCGGTGGCTCGCACGGGGCCTTCACCTGGGGCGTGATCGACCGCCTGCTGGACAACGATGGCCTGGACTTCGCCGGCCTGTCGGGCACCAGTGCAGGCGCCCTCAATGGCGCCGTGCTGCTCAGCGGCTACGTCAAGGGGTTCCAGGATGGCAACGAGGCGGCCGCCCGCAAACAGGCGCAAAAGGCCCTGCACGATTTCTGGCGCGATGTCAGCCAGCACGGCCCGCTGTTTTCGCCGCTGACCATCCAGTCCAACGGCCTGCTCAAGAACCAGTTCAACTATGACCAGTTCCCGGCCTATCAGTGGCTGAACCTGTTCATGCGTTCATTCAGCCCTTATGAGTTCAACCCGCTGAATCTCAACCCCTTGAAGGACGTGCTGAACCGGCATGTGGATGTCGAGGCGCTGCACACCGGTTGCCAGCACTGCGGCATCCCGTTGTTCGTGACAGCCACCTCGGTGCACACCGGCCAGGCGCGCGTGTTCACGGCCGAAGCGCTGACGCTGGATGCCTTGATGGCGTCTGCCTGCCTGCCCTTTGTGTTCCAGGCGGTGGAGATCGACGGCGAGCCGTATTGGGACGGTGGCTACACCGGCAACCCGGCGCTCTACCCGCTGATCTACAACACGGAGCTGAGCGACATCATGCTGGTGCGCATCAACCCGCTGCGCCGCGACGACAACCCCACACGCAGCATCGACATCATCGACCGGCTCAGCGAGATCACCTTCAACGCCAGCCTGATCAGCGAGATGCGGGCCATTTCCTTCGTCAAGAAGCTGATCAAGGACGAAAAGCTCGACCCTGAACGCTACAAGAACCTGCACATGCACATGGTGGCCGATGACCACGGCATGCTGCCGTACAACGCGTCCAGCAAGTTCAACACGGATTGGGCGTTTCTGCAGGAGCTGCATCACCTGGGCCACAAGGCCGCCAGCCACTGGCTGACGGCGCACCGTGACGACGTCGGCCGCCACAGCACCTTTGACATCGATGCGATCTTCCTGGCACCGGGGCACAAGGCTTGA
- the recA gene encoding recombinase RecA, producing MEATSKSALSAEKAKALQAALAQIEKQFGKGSIMRLGEGEVVEDIQVVSTGSLGLDIALGVGGLPRGRVVEIYGPESSGKTTLTLQVIAEMQKQAGVCAFIDAEHALDAQYAQKLGVNLQDLLISQPDTGEQALEIVDALVRSGSVDLIVVDSVAALTPKAELEGEMGDALPGLQARLMSQALRKLTATIKKTNCMVIFINQIRMKIGVMFGSPETTTGGNALKFYASVRLDIRRIGSIKKGDDIIGNETKVKVVKNKVSPPFKTAEFDILYGEGISREGEIIDLGVTAKVVDKSGAWYAYNGEKIGQGKDNAREFLRENPELAREIENKIRESLDIALLPPAAAAADAGE from the coding sequence ATGGAAGCCACCAGCAAGTCCGCCCTCAGCGCCGAAAAAGCCAAAGCCCTGCAAGCCGCATTGGCCCAGATTGAAAAGCAGTTCGGCAAGGGTTCCATCATGCGCCTGGGTGAAGGCGAAGTCGTGGAAGACATCCAGGTGGTGTCCACCGGCTCCCTGGGTCTGGACATCGCGCTGGGCGTCGGTGGCCTGCCCCGTGGTCGCGTGGTTGAAATCTACGGCCCTGAGTCTTCCGGCAAGACCACCTTGACACTGCAGGTCATCGCCGAAATGCAGAAGCAGGCCGGTGTGTGCGCCTTCATCGACGCCGAACACGCTCTGGATGCCCAGTACGCGCAAAAGCTGGGCGTGAACCTGCAGGACCTGCTGATCTCCCAGCCCGACACCGGCGAACAAGCCCTGGAAATCGTCGACGCGCTGGTGCGTTCCGGCTCCGTGGACCTGATCGTGGTGGACTCGGTCGCCGCCCTGACGCCCAAGGCCGAACTCGAAGGCGAAATGGGTGATGCCCTGCCCGGCCTGCAGGCCCGCCTGATGAGCCAGGCCCTGCGCAAGCTGACGGCCACCATCAAGAAGACCAACTGCATGGTCATCTTCATCAACCAGATCCGCATGAAGATCGGCGTGATGTTCGGCAGCCCCGAAACCACCACCGGCGGTAACGCCCTGAAGTTCTACGCCTCCGTGCGCCTGGACATCCGCCGCATTGGCTCCATCAAGAAGGGCGACGACATCATCGGCAACGAAACCAAGGTCAAGGTCGTCAAGAACAAGGTCTCGCCCCCCTTCAAAACAGCCGAGTTCGACATTCTCTACGGCGAAGGCATCAGCCGCGAGGGCGAAATCATCGACCTGGGCGTGACGGCCAAGGTGGTCGACAAGTCCGGTGCCTGGTACGCCTACAACGGCGAGAAGATCGGCCAGGGCAAGGACAACGCCCGCGAATTCCTGCGCGAGAACCCCGAGCTGGCCCGCGAGATCGAAAACAAGATCCGCGAGTCGCTGGACATCGCCTTGCTGCCACCGGCCGCTGCTGCCGCCGATGCTGGCGAATAA
- the recX gene encoding recombination regulator RecX, whose protein sequence is MLANKQDKVARPGRPGLSLKGRALKYLAAREHSRVELTRKLAPHAESPEQVDGVLDELEAKGLLSAQRFADSMLHRKAARYGAARIQAELAQHQLPPDIAREATQALRDTEFERAHALWARRYGEIPETPEEKARQMRFLAGRGFSGEVIRRVVRGEGFTQS, encoded by the coding sequence ATGCTGGCGAATAAGCAGGATAAAGTCGCCCGCCCGGGCCGCCCCGGGCTCTCTCTCAAAGGGCGGGCGCTGAAATACCTGGCGGCGCGCGAACACTCCCGCGTGGAGCTGACGCGCAAGCTGGCGCCACACGCCGAATCGCCCGAGCAGGTCGATGGCGTGCTCGACGAACTGGAAGCCAAGGGCCTGCTGTCCGCCCAGCGCTTCGCTGACTCGATGCTTCACCGCAAGGCCGCCCGCTACGGTGCGGCCCGCATCCAGGCCGAGCTGGCGCAACACCAGCTCCCGCCCGATATCGCCCGCGAAGCCACCCAGGCCTTGCGCGACACCGAGTTCGAGCGCGCGCACGCGCTTTGGGCGCGTCGCTACGGTGAAATCCCTGAAACGCCCGAAGAAAAGGCGCGCCAGATGCGCTTTCTCGCAGGGCGAGGCTTCTCCGGCGAGGTGATCCGGCGCGTCGTTCGTGGCGAAGGTTTCACACAATCCTGA
- the sucC gene encoding ADP-forming succinate--CoA ligase subunit beta: MKIHEYQGKEILSRFGVPVPRGIPAFSVDEAVAAAQKLGGPVWVVKAQIHAGGRGKGGGVKVAKSLDDVKRLASEILGMQLKTHQTGPEGQKVNRLYIEDGADIQKEYYVSVVTDRGTQKVAIIASSEGGMDIEEVAHSTPEKIIKVFVDPLAGLTDAQAKEVADGIGMPADSTAQTVDILKKLYQCYMETDASLVEINPLNRDSKGKVMALDAKFNFDANALFRHPEIVALRDLDEEDPAEIEASKFDLAYIQLDGNIGCLVNGAGLAMATMDTIKLFGGEPANFLDVGGGATAEKVTEAFKIMLKNPDVKGILVNIFGGIMKCDTIADGVITACKAVNLNVPLVVRMKGTNEDLGKKMLADSGLPIIAADSMAEAATKIVAAVA, from the coding sequence ATGAAGATTCATGAGTACCAAGGCAAAGAGATCCTGAGCCGATTCGGTGTGCCGGTCCCAAGAGGTATCCCGGCATTTTCTGTAGACGAGGCAGTGGCCGCTGCACAAAAGCTGGGTGGCCCGGTCTGGGTGGTCAAGGCCCAGATCCACGCAGGTGGTCGCGGCAAAGGCGGCGGCGTGAAGGTGGCCAAGTCGCTGGATGACGTCAAGCGTCTGGCAAGCGAGATCCTGGGCATGCAGCTCAAGACCCACCAGACTGGCCCGGAAGGCCAGAAGGTCAACCGTCTGTACATCGAAGACGGTGCTGACATTCAAAAGGAATACTACGTCTCGGTCGTGACCGACCGGGGCACGCAGAAGGTCGCCATCATCGCCTCCAGCGAAGGCGGCATGGACATCGAGGAAGTCGCGCACAGCACGCCTGAGAAGATCATCAAGGTCTTCGTCGACCCGCTCGCCGGCCTGACGGACGCGCAGGCCAAGGAAGTCGCCGACGGCATCGGCATGCCCGCCGACTCCACCGCGCAAACGGTTGACATCCTCAAGAAGCTCTACCAGTGCTACATGGAAACCGATGCCAGCCTGGTGGAAATCAACCCGCTGAACCGCGATTCCAAGGGCAAGGTCATGGCCCTGGACGCGAAGTTCAACTTCGACGCCAACGCGCTGTTCCGCCACCCTGAAATCGTGGCCCTGCGCGACCTGGACGAAGAAGATCCTGCTGAAATCGAAGCCTCGAAGTTCGATCTGGCCTACATCCAGCTCGACGGCAACATCGGCTGCCTGGTGAACGGTGCCGGTCTGGCCATGGCCACGATGGACACCATCAAGCTGTTCGGCGGCGAGCCTGCCAACTTCCTGGACGTCGGCGGTGGCGCGACGGCCGAGAAGGTCACCGAAGCCTTCAAGATCATGCTGAAGAACCCGGATGTCAAGGGCATCCTGGTCAACATCTTCGGCGGCATCATGAAGTGCGACACCATCGCCGATGGCGTCATCACCGCCTGCAAGGCTGTGAACCTGAATGTGCCTCTGGTGGTCCGCATGAAGGGCACCAACGAAGACCTGGGCAAGAAGATGCTGGCCGACTCCGGCCTGCCCATCATCGCCGCAGACTCCATGGCCGAAGCAGCGACCAAGATCGTTGCTGCGGTTGCATGA
- the sucD gene encoding succinate--CoA ligase subunit alpha, translating to MSIFINKDTKVITQGITGKTGQFHTLGCQAYANGKNAFVAGVNPKKAGEKFADIPIFASVKDAAKNTGATVSVIYVPPAGAADAIWEAVEADLDLVIAITEGIPVRDMLMVRNKMKAKEAAGGKKTLLLGPNCPGLITPEEIKIGIMPGHIHRKGRIGVVSRSGTLTYEAVAQLTELGLGQSSAVGIGGDPINGLKHIDVMKAFNDDPDTDAVIMIGEIGGPDEAEAAQWCKANMKKPIVGFIAGVTAPPGKRMGHAGALISGGADTADAKLAIMEECGFKVTRNPSEMGRILKSLI from the coding sequence ATGAGCATTTTCATCAATAAAGACACCAAGGTCATCACCCAAGGCATCACGGGCAAGACCGGTCAATTCCACACCCTGGGCTGCCAGGCCTACGCCAACGGCAAGAACGCATTCGTCGCCGGCGTGAACCCCAAGAAGGCCGGCGAGAAGTTTGCCGACATCCCCATCTTCGCCTCCGTCAAGGACGCAGCCAAGAACACCGGCGCCACCGTGTCGGTGATCTACGTGCCGCCCGCTGGCGCCGCTGACGCCATCTGGGAAGCCGTCGAGGCCGACCTGGATCTGGTCATCGCCATCACCGAAGGCATCCCTGTGCGCGACATGCTGATGGTGCGCAACAAGATGAAGGCCAAGGAAGCGGCCGGCGGCAAGAAGACCTTGCTGCTGGGCCCCAACTGCCCCGGCCTGATCACGCCTGAAGAAATCAAGATCGGCATCATGCCCGGCCACATCCACCGCAAGGGCCGCATCGGCGTCGTGTCCCGTTCGGGCACGCTGACGTACGAAGCCGTGGCACAGCTGACCGAACTCGGCCTGGGCCAATCCAGCGCCGTGGGCATCGGTGGCGACCCCATCAACGGCCTCAAGCACATCGACGTGATGAAGGCCTTCAACGACGACCCCGATACGGACGCCGTCATCATGATCGGTGAAATCGGCGGCCCCGACGAAGCCGAAGCTGCTCAATGGTGCAAGGCCAATATGAAGAAGCCCATCGTCGGCTTCATCGCCGGTGTCACCGCCCCTCCGGGCAAGCGCATGGGCCATGCCGGCGCGCTGATCTCCGGTGGTGCCGACACGGCCGATGCCAAGCTCGCCATCATGGAAGAGTGTGGCTTCAAGGTCACGCGCAACCCGTCCGAAATGGGCCGCATCCTGAAGTCGCTCATCTGA